One Leucobacter muris DNA segment encodes these proteins:
- the secG gene encoding preprotein translocase subunit SecG produces MLILKIALIVVLVITSLLLTLFILLHKGRGGGLSDMFGGGVTSSLGSSGVAERNLNRITVVVSLVWVASIVGLGLIARFSVV; encoded by the coding sequence CTCATCCTCAAGATCGCCCTGATCGTCGTCCTCGTGATCACGAGCCTGCTGCTCACCCTGTTCATCCTGCTGCACAAGGGTCGTGGCGGCGGCCTCTCCGACATGTTCGGCGGCGGCGTGACCTCGAGCCTCGGCTCGTCGGGCGTCGCCGAGCGCAACCTCAACCGCATCACCGTCGTCGTGTCGCTGGTGTGGGTCGCGTCGATCGTGGGTCTCGGGCTCATCGCCCGCTTCTCGGTGGTCTGA
- a CDS encoding RNA polymerase-binding protein RbpA gives MGEKDHGARAERIQISYWDALGNETIRYFAADVAPEEIPEQIDSPTTGLPAGRDRENPPLLPKNEPYKTHLAYVKERRTPEEAEELLEAALQKLRARRGTAAKSA, from the coding sequence ATGGGGGAGAAGGACCACGGAGCGCGCGCCGAACGTATTCAGATCTCGTACTGGGACGCGCTCGGCAACGAGACGATCCGCTACTTCGCGGCCGACGTCGCACCCGAGGAGATCCCCGAGCAGATCGATTCGCCGACCACCGGCCTTCCCGCCGGTCGAGACCGCGAGAACCCCCCGCTGCTCCCCAAGAACGAGCCGTACAAGACGCACCTCGCGTACGTGAAGGAGCGGCGCACGCCCGAAGAGGCCGAGGAGCTGCTCGAGGCCGCGCTGCAGAAGCTCCGCGCCCGGCGCGGCACCGCCGCGAAGTCGGCGTAG